Proteins encoded within one genomic window of Lysinibacillus sphaericus:
- the mgsA gene encoding methylglyoxal synthase, with protein MKIALIAHDRKKDNLVQFAIAYRDILNEHTLYATGTTGQRVMEATSLEITRFRSGPLGGDQQIGAMIANNDMDMVIFFRDPLTAQPHEPDVSALIRLCDVYQVPLATNMGTAEILLKGLQEGFVDWRLIQERRD; from the coding sequence ATGAAAATTGCATTGATTGCACATGATCGCAAAAAAGATAATCTAGTACAGTTTGCTATTGCTTACCGCGATATTTTAAATGAGCATACGCTTTATGCTACAGGTACAACAGGGCAACGTGTGATGGAAGCTACGAGCTTAGAAATTACACGTTTTCGCTCAGGTCCTCTTGGAGGAGATCAACAAATTGGCGCTATGATTGCCAACAATGATATGGACATGGTGATTTTCTTCCGTGATCCATTAACAGCACAACCACATGAGCCAGATGTTTCTGCACTTATCCGTCTTTGTGATGTTTACCAAGTGCCACTGGCAACAAATATGGGAACTGCAGAAATATTACTAAAAGGCCTACAAGAAGGCTTTGTGGATTGGAGACTGATTCAAGAAAGACGAGACTAA
- a CDS encoding YitT family protein — translation MFKQIKIRNIIAIMLGAAIFSFGFVHFNMQNHLGEGGFSGITLVLYFTLGWDPALLNLLLNIPMFILGWRLLGKKSFIYTLIGTISVSIFLKIFQKYQFTIHLEDDLFLVALFAGIFVGLGLGIVFRFGGTTGGVDILARLGHKYLGWSMGKTMFIFDAIVILLSWLTFLDARSMMYTLVAVFVGARVIDFVQDGAYSGRGALIISEKSSAIADMITLRMERGVTILEGHGHFTKQAKEVIYCVVGRNEVVRLKSIIHEVDPHAFVSISEVRDVAGEGFTLDDQKQPLH, via the coding sequence ATGTTTAAACAGATTAAAATACGTAATATTATCGCAATAATGCTCGGAGCAGCCATTTTTAGCTTTGGTTTTGTACACTTTAATATGCAAAATCATTTAGGTGAAGGCGGTTTTAGCGGAATTACCCTTGTTCTCTATTTTACACTAGGTTGGGATCCCGCATTACTTAATTTACTGTTGAATATTCCAATGTTTATTTTAGGTTGGCGCTTACTAGGTAAAAAATCTTTTATTTACACATTAATTGGTACCATTTCAGTATCAATTTTCCTGAAAATTTTCCAGAAATACCAATTCACTATTCACTTAGAGGATGATTTATTTCTCGTGGCATTGTTTGCCGGTATCTTCGTTGGACTTGGACTAGGAATTGTGTTCCGCTTCGGAGGTACAACTGGTGGTGTGGATATATTAGCACGTCTCGGACATAAATATCTAGGCTGGAGTATGGGGAAAACCATGTTTATATTCGATGCCATTGTTATTTTATTATCTTGGCTAACATTTTTAGATGCACGTTCAATGATGTACACGCTTGTCGCTGTATTCGTAGGTGCTCGTGTTATTGATTTTGTACAGGATGGCGCCTATTCAGGGCGTGGCGCACTCATTATTTCAGAAAAATCTAGTGCGATAGCGGATATGATTACTTTGCGCATGGAACGAGGTGTCACGATTTTAGAAGGTCACGGTCACTTTACAAAACAAGCAAAAGAAGTAATTTACTGCGTTGTTGGACGCAATGAAGTTGTACGCTTAAAATCGATTATTCATGAGGTCGATCCGCATGCTTTTGTCTCTATTTCAGAAGTTCGGGATGTTGCGGGAGAAGGCTTTACGCTGGACGATCAAAAGCAACCTTTACATTAA
- a CDS encoding CCA tRNA nucleotidyltransferase has protein sequence MQNIKEWQAAFTVIEQLEEAGFEAVVVGGAVRDAILNRPAHDVDVATNALPQEVKTVFNRTVDIGIQHGTILVIVPEGPVEVTTYRTDGEYTDHRRPEEVHFVRSLKEDLQRRDFTMNAIAMRRDGSFVDFYGGQRDIEASVIRAVGEAKVRFAEDALRMLRAVRFSAQLGFSIEAATLQAMQQKAPDIAWVAKERMKAELDKLWLGKDVYNGIKKLEISGLVSYLQGDFQVDHWRGFAVENATCGWAYFALGQKENWQEVLRAYRLSNKEMAFVKAVLSAFHALQNGWTSMDYFTYSLEELETAHYFAQLKEQVTISQHSIREVQARLPIRNRQELVVNGMDLLQWSEQKRGPWLKEALQRILTAVVNGELINERNHIKDWFERAYVHKG, from the coding sequence ATGCAAAACATTAAAGAATGGCAAGCAGCCTTCACAGTTATTGAGCAATTGGAGGAGGCTGGCTTTGAAGCAGTTGTCGTAGGTGGCGCTGTGCGAGATGCAATTTTAAATCGTCCTGCACATGATGTTGACGTAGCGACAAATGCATTGCCACAAGAAGTTAAAACTGTTTTTAATCGTACCGTTGATATCGGTATTCAACATGGTACTATACTTGTCATTGTGCCAGAAGGGCCTGTTGAAGTAACAACTTATCGCACAGATGGAGAGTATACAGATCATCGAAGACCTGAGGAAGTTCATTTTGTACGTTCCTTGAAAGAAGATTTACAGCGCCGTGATTTTACGATGAATGCTATAGCCATGCGTAGAGATGGGTCATTTGTTGATTTTTACGGTGGACAACGTGATATTGAGGCTAGCGTGATTCGAGCTGTAGGGGAGGCGAAGGTGCGCTTTGCCGAGGATGCCTTACGAATGCTAAGAGCTGTGCGATTTTCAGCACAGCTTGGCTTTTCGATTGAAGCGGCTACCCTTCAGGCAATGCAGCAAAAGGCCCCCGATATTGCATGGGTTGCCAAAGAGCGCATGAAGGCTGAACTTGATAAGCTATGGCTAGGAAAAGATGTATATAATGGCATTAAAAAGCTTGAAATAAGTGGACTTGTGTCTTATTTACAAGGGGATTTCCAAGTAGACCATTGGCGTGGTTTTGCTGTAGAAAATGCAACTTGCGGTTGGGCGTATTTTGCTCTTGGACAAAAAGAAAATTGGCAGGAAGTGTTGCGTGCTTATCGTTTATCGAATAAGGAAATGGCATTTGTGAAGGCTGTTTTAAGTGCGTTCCATGCCTTACAGAATGGCTGGACGAGCATGGACTATTTTACGTATTCGCTTGAGGAGCTTGAAACAGCACACTACTTTGCACAATTGAAAGAGCAAGTTACCATTTCGCAGCACAGTATACGTGAAGTGCAGGCAAGATTACCAATAAGAAATCGCCAAGAGCTTGTAGTCAATGGAATGGATTTACTACAATGGTCTGAACAAAAACGTGGTCCATGGTTAAAAGAAGCGTTGCAAAGGATTCTAACGGCTGTTGTTAACGGGGAGCTAATAAATGAGCGAAACCACATAAAGGATTGGTTTGAGCGTGCGTATGTCCATAAAGGATGA
- the bshA gene encoding N-acetyl-alpha-D-glucosaminyl L-malate synthase BshA — protein sequence MRKLKIGITCYPTVGGSGVIATELGKMLAERGHEIHFITSSVPFRLNKIYPTVFFHEVEVNNYSVFQYSPYDIALASKMADVIKDEGLDVLHVHYAIPHAVCAVLAREMSGQNIGIVTTLHGTDISVLGQDSTLSQAIKYGIDKSDIVTAVSQSLKEQTYKLIDTVKPIETIYNFVDEREYRPLDAGNLKEQFGIQADEKVIIHVSNFRKIKNLPHIVDAFMKIRANMKAKLLLVGDGPEKHRVMDQVKESPYVKDVLFLGKQENLAELYAISDLKLLLSQQESFGLVLLEAMACGVPCIGSNVGGIPEVIDHGVDGYLVELGDTDAVAEYAVELLNDEDKLLRFREAAMRAVNEKFHSSKIVEQYEQLYEKVAEINHAKH from the coding sequence ATGAGAAAGCTAAAAATCGGCATTACCTGTTATCCAACTGTTGGAGGCTCTGGTGTGATTGCAACAGAATTAGGAAAAATGCTTGCAGAGAGAGGACACGAAATACATTTCATCACCTCCAGCGTACCATTTCGATTGAATAAAATTTATCCGACCGTCTTTTTCCATGAAGTAGAAGTAAACAATTATTCAGTATTTCAGTATTCGCCGTATGATATTGCATTAGCGAGTAAAATGGCGGACGTGATTAAAGATGAAGGGCTAGATGTACTCCATGTACATTATGCTATCCCACATGCTGTATGTGCGGTGCTAGCCCGAGAAATGAGTGGGCAAAATATAGGTATTGTGACAACGCTACACGGCACAGATATTTCCGTGCTTGGACAGGATTCAACGCTTTCACAAGCTATTAAATACGGCATTGATAAATCTGATATTGTCACAGCAGTATCACAGTCACTCAAAGAACAAACTTACAAACTAATTGATACAGTAAAACCAATTGAAACAATTTATAACTTTGTAGATGAGCGTGAATATCGTCCACTTGACGCTGGTAACTTAAAAGAACAGTTTGGTATTCAAGCTGATGAAAAAGTTATCATTCATGTGTCAAATTTCCGTAAAATTAAAAACCTTCCTCATATTGTCGATGCCTTTATGAAAATCCGCGCTAATATGAAAGCGAAACTATTGTTAGTAGGAGATGGACCTGAAAAGCATCGTGTGATGGACCAAGTAAAGGAAAGTCCATATGTGAAGGATGTTTTATTTTTAGGCAAGCAAGAAAATTTAGCTGAATTATACGCTATTAGTGATTTAAAGCTATTACTGTCTCAACAGGAATCTTTTGGCCTTGTACTGCTAGAAGCAATGGCTTGTGGTGTGCCATGTATCGGTTCGAACGTTGGTGGAATACCAGAAGTCATTGATCATGGTGTCGATGGCTACTTAGTAGAATTAGGCGATACAGATGCAGTAGCTGAGTATGCTGTAGAATTATTAAATGATGAAGATAAATTACTTCGTTTCCGTGAAGCAGCAATGCGCGCAGTCAATGAAAAATTCCATTCATCTAAAATTGTCGAGCAGTATGAACAACTGTATGAAAAGGTAGCGGAAATAAACCATGCAAAACATTAA
- a CDS encoding QcrA and Rieske domain-containing protein — translation MSNNRVSRRQFLSYTLTGVGGFMAAGMLMPMVRFAIDPVLQKHEGGDFIKTEHKVADITEQPIKVDFTFEQVDAWYKSNVTNVAWVYKSGDQIIALSPVCKHLGCMVDWGGDKAHPDQFFCPCHAGRYEKNGANIAGTPPLGPLDEFEVQEKDGYLMIGPARANTLV, via the coding sequence ATGAGTAACAATCGAGTTTCACGTCGTCAATTTCTAAGCTACACACTTACTGGTGTTGGCGGATTTATGGCGGCAGGTATGTTGATGCCAATGGTTCGTTTTGCAATTGACCCAGTCTTACAAAAGCATGAAGGTGGGGATTTTATCAAAACCGAACATAAAGTCGCCGACATTACTGAACAGCCAATTAAAGTTGACTTTACTTTTGAACAAGTTGACGCATGGTACAAATCTAACGTTACAAACGTAGCTTGGGTTTACAAAAGTGGCGACCAAATAATTGCTCTATCACCAGTTTGTAAGCATTTAGGTTGTATGGTGGACTGGGGTGGCGATAAAGCACACCCAGATCAATTCTTCTGTCCTTGTCATGCAGGGCGTTACGAGAAAAACGGGGCAAACATTGCAGGTACACCACCTCTAGGTCCGTTGGATGAATTTGAAGTACAAGAAAAAGATGGTTATTTAATGATTGGTCCAGCAAGAGCAAATACTCTAGTTTAA
- a CDS encoding DUF1405 domain-containing protein yields MQITSANIWYLLTHKTFLIILLLINLLGTIYGYYWYGWQLAITKPIFYIFVPDSPTASLFFCFVLLAWILGKRWPLMEVLALVTLVKYGIWADVMNLWTLVETGYIGWQGWMLIASHFAMAVQGVLYIGKYVFSYWHVAFAAVWTLHNDVIDYVFGQMPMYRDLADYTSIIGYFTFWLSIACIFIAIFSIRWRKYLPN; encoded by the coding sequence ATGCAAATAACGTCTGCAAACATTTGGTATCTCCTTACGCATAAAACATTTTTAATCATTTTACTGCTTATTAACTTGTTAGGAACCATTTACGGCTATTACTGGTATGGTTGGCAACTTGCGATAACAAAGCCCATTTTTTATATTTTTGTACCAGATAGTCCCACTGCTAGTTTATTTTTTTGTTTTGTGCTGCTGGCATGGATTTTAGGAAAACGATGGCCATTGATGGAAGTATTAGCGCTTGTGACATTGGTTAAATATGGTATTTGGGCGGATGTGATGAATCTTTGGACGCTAGTTGAAACGGGCTATATAGGCTGGCAAGGTTGGATGCTGATTGCTTCACATTTTGCGATGGCTGTCCAAGGTGTTCTTTATATCGGTAAATATGTATTTTCATATTGGCATGTTGCTTTTGCTGCGGTATGGACTTTGCACAATGATGTCATTGACTATGTATTTGGACAAATGCCAATGTACCGTGATTTAGCAGACTATACAAGTATCATTGGCTATTTTACATTTTGGTTATCAATTGCTTGTATTTTTATCGCCATTTTCTCAATTAGGTGGCGCAAATATTTGCCCAATTAG
- a CDS encoding GNAT family N-acetyltransferase — protein MIDMNHLKGERVILREMEQQDWSAVHAYASQPIVCQYQPWGPNSEKESQDFVTQVVLEAANVPRSRFVFAVMEKNRVIGAGEMNIRDFTNRQGEIGYIIHPDDWAKGYATEVAKLLIEFGFSAFNLHRIFATCDPRNLGSAKVLEKIGMTYEGRIRQDLLLKDGWRDSLLFSILKHEW, from the coding sequence ATGATTGACATGAACCATTTAAAAGGTGAGAGAGTGATACTGAGAGAAATGGAACAACAAGATTGGAGCGCTGTGCATGCATATGCATCGCAACCAATTGTTTGCCAATATCAACCTTGGGGTCCGAATTCCGAGAAAGAGTCACAAGATTTTGTAACACAAGTAGTTTTGGAGGCGGCTAACGTTCCGAGAAGTCGTTTCGTTTTTGCTGTTATGGAAAAGAATCGAGTCATCGGTGCTGGAGAAATGAATATTCGGGATTTTACCAATAGACAAGGTGAGATTGGTTATATTATTCATCCAGATGATTGGGCAAAGGGATACGCTACTGAAGTAGCAAAGCTTCTGATTGAATTTGGATTTAGTGCATTCAATTTACACCGTATTTTTGCTACTTGTGACCCAAGAAATCTAGGCTCGGCAAAAGTGTTAGAAAAAATCGGTATGACTTACGAAGGTAGAATACGGCAAGATTTGCTACTAAAAGACGGCTGGCGAGATTCTCTTTTATTCAGTATTTTAAAGCATGAATGGTAA
- a CDS encoding menaquinol-cytochrome c reductase cytochrome b/c subunit: MHRGKGMKFVGDSRIKANHRMPNVPKDYSEYPGKTEAFWPNFLLKEWMVGAVFLIGYLLLTVAHPSPLEGPADPTRAYTPLPDWYFLFMYQLLKYSFASGPYNVIGAIVIPGLAFGALLLMPFLDKSPERRPSKRPLPTAFMLLTLAAMFYLTWESVVNHDWEAQKIQGAIVETVEFDKGSEGYQIYAGSACITCHGEGLEGGAGAPTLMNTGLTADEIIDIAHNGTPSGKMPAGLWTGSDEDLQKLAEFIESLKAE; encoded by the coding sequence ATGCATCGCGGAAAAGGAATGAAATTTGTCGGCGATTCTCGTATCAAAGCGAATCACAGAATGCCGAACGTTCCAAAGGATTATTCCGAATATCCAGGTAAAACTGAAGCTTTCTGGCCGAACTTCTTACTAAAAGAATGGATGGTAGGTGCTGTTTTCTTAATCGGTTATTTACTGTTAACAGTCGCTCACCCATCTCCACTTGAAGGGCCAGCTGATCCAACAAGAGCATACACGCCATTACCGGACTGGTACTTCTTATTCATGTACCAACTCTTAAAATACTCATTTGCTTCTGGTCCATATAATGTTATCGGAGCAATTGTCATTCCAGGTCTAGCATTTGGAGCGCTATTATTAATGCCATTTTTAGATAAGAGTCCAGAACGCCGTCCGTCTAAACGTCCGTTACCAACTGCGTTTATGTTATTAACATTGGCTGCTATGTTCTATTTAACTTGGGAGTCAGTTGTTAATCATGACTGGGAAGCTCAAAAAATTCAAGGTGCTATCGTGGAAACTGTAGAGTTCGATAAAGGCTCAGAAGGTTACCAAATCTATGCCGGCTCTGCATGTATTACATGTCACGGTGAAGGCTTAGAAGGTGGTGCTGGTGCGCCAACACTTATGAACACTGGCTTAACAGCTGATGAAATAATTGATATCGCACACAATGGTACGCCTAGCGGTAAAATGCCAGCAGGTCTATGGACAGGATCTGATGAAGATCTTCAAAAGCTTGCTGAGTTTATCGAAAGCTTAAAAGCTGAATAA
- a CDS encoding zinc metallopeptidase yields MYIVYFAIIMLLPLYAQMKVKGTYKKFAKERTMKGQTGAEVARAILDANGLYDVRVVPTQGVLSDHYNPATKTVALSESNFYEASVAGAAVAAHEVGHAIQHKEAYSMLTLRSKLVPVANISSNASWIFVMIGIFSGLSNMLLLGIVLLAAGVVFQLVTLPVEFDASKRALVQMNSLGIITNEEERPARKVLSAAALTYVAAAAVAVLELLRLILIFTNMRSDD; encoded by the coding sequence ATGTATATTGTTTATTTTGCGATTATTATGCTGCTGCCATTGTACGCACAGATGAAGGTAAAAGGTACGTATAAAAAGTTTGCAAAGGAACGTACCATGAAGGGACAAACTGGTGCTGAGGTAGCTAGGGCGATCTTAGATGCGAACGGTTTGTACGATGTGCGAGTTGTGCCAACCCAAGGTGTGTTATCTGATCACTACAATCCTGCGACAAAAACAGTCGCATTATCAGAAAGCAATTTCTATGAAGCAAGTGTTGCTGGCGCAGCAGTTGCTGCCCATGAAGTAGGTCATGCTATTCAGCATAAAGAGGCATATTCAATGCTTACTTTACGTAGTAAGCTTGTACCAGTTGCAAATATTTCATCAAACGCATCTTGGATATTCGTTATGATTGGTATTTTTTCTGGGTTATCAAACATGTTATTACTAGGTATTGTCCTATTAGCAGCAGGCGTAGTGTTCCAATTAGTTACGCTACCAGTTGAATTCGATGCATCGAAGCGTGCATTAGTGCAAATGAATTCCCTTGGTATTATTACCAATGAAGAAGAACGCCCTGCACGTAAAGTGTTAAGTGCCGCTGCGTTAACTTATGTGGCAGCAGCAGCAGTAGCTGTATTAGAATTATTACGTTTAATATTAATATTTACAAATATGCGTAGTGACGACTAA
- a CDS encoding DUF4097 family beta strand repeat-containing protein, whose translation MTSRHKLIAFSMITLGILLAVVGFTSGGKWVIVKGDNGFSVPSNNGLEKNSHTLEAFSDIHVINNYGDVEILQGDSYTLETNVVKNTDVSYSMDNGTLTVETKSKGKNGVTFGIGTFKTPSIIITVPKDAKLNSVIVDSDFGDTMLQGLHYQQLTIKGDYGDILLQNITSDKTEITQAFGDLTLEQFISNGFVVESEHGEIDIEGTLNGQSQITSNFGDTTLDLQNKKSELGFELKTSFGEITVNDREHNSKASQPLEGNNQLNVSLSHGDLELSLN comes from the coding sequence ATGACTTCACGACATAAGCTCATCGCTTTTAGTATGATTACTTTAGGGATTTTACTTGCCGTCGTTGGTTTTACCTCTGGTGGTAAATGGGTAATTGTAAAAGGGGATAACGGCTTCTCTGTACCAAGTAATAATGGGCTCGAAAAGAATTCCCATACACTCGAAGCATTTTCAGATATCCATGTAATAAACAACTATGGAGATGTTGAAATACTTCAGGGCGATAGCTACACATTAGAAACAAATGTTGTTAAAAACACAGATGTATCTTACAGCATGGATAATGGTACATTAACAGTTGAAACAAAAAGTAAAGGAAAAAATGGCGTCACATTTGGCATTGGAACGTTTAAAACACCTTCTATCATCATTACTGTGCCAAAAGATGCAAAGTTAAATTCGGTTATAGTAGACAGTGATTTTGGCGATACGATGCTTCAAGGACTACACTACCAACAGCTAACTATCAAAGGGGATTATGGGGATATCCTACTCCAAAATATTACTAGTGACAAAACGGAGATTACACAGGCTTTCGGGGATTTGACACTCGAACAATTCATCAGTAATGGCTTTGTTGTTGAAAGCGAGCATGGAGAAATTGATATAGAAGGAACACTTAACGGTCAATCACAAATCACTTCTAACTTTGGGGATACAACGTTAGACTTGCAAAATAAAAAAAGTGAACTAGGCTTTGAGTTAAAAACAAGCTTTGGGGAGATTACAGTGAATGATCGTGAGCACAATAGCAAGGCTTCACAACCTCTTGAAGGAAATAATCAGCTAAATGTGTCTCTGTCACATGGGGATTTAGAATTATCCTTAAACTAA
- the qcrB gene encoding menaquinol-cytochrome c reductase cytochrome b subunit — translation MLNKIYDWVDERLDITPIWRDIADHEVPEHVNPAHHFSAFVYCFGGLTFFITVIQILSGMFLTMYYVPDVVNAWKSVYYLQNEVAFGEIVRGMHHWGASLVIVMMFLHTLRVFFTGSYKKPRELNWMVGVGIFGVMMGLGFTGYLLPWDMKALFATKVGIEIAASVPFIGSMIKVLLAGDSTILGAQTLTRFFAIHVFFLPAVLFGLLAAHFIMIRRQGISGPL, via the coding sequence GTGCTAAATAAAATTTATGATTGGGTCGATGAACGATTAGATATTACACCAATTTGGCGTGATATTGCCGACCACGAAGTGCCAGAGCACGTGAACCCTGCACACCATTTTTCAGCATTCGTTTACTGCTTTGGTGGATTAACATTTTTCATCACAGTAATTCAAATTCTTTCTGGTATGTTCTTAACAATGTACTATGTACCAGACGTCGTGAATGCCTGGAAGTCAGTTTATTATTTACAAAACGAAGTAGCATTTGGTGAAATCGTGCGCGGTATGCACCACTGGGGAGCCTCATTAGTAATTGTAATGATGTTCTTACATACGCTTCGTGTATTCTTCACAGGGTCTTATAAGAAACCTCGTGAGTTAAACTGGATGGTTGGTGTAGGTATTTTTGGAGTAATGATGGGTCTTGGTTTTACAGGATACCTATTACCATGGGATATGAAAGCATTATTCGCTACTAAAGTAGGTATCGAAATTGCAGCATCTGTACCGTTTATCGGTTCGATGATTAAAGTATTATTAGCGGGTGACAGTACTATTCTTGGTGCTCAAACGTTAACACGATTCTTTGCGATTCATGTATTCTTCTTGCCTGCAGTATTGTTTGGGTTACTTGCAGCACACTTTATCATGATTCGTCGTCAAGGAATTTCAGGGCCGTTGTAA
- a CDS encoding biotin--[acetyl-CoA-carboxylase] ligase translates to MSMSMKDEILKRLLASSGEAVSGQELADSLGVSRTAIWKHMQTLQEEGYTFETVKKKGYMLTGVPNSLSPTQIELFLNTERFGREIHYFDVVDSTQTIAHKLAQEGAPDGTIVISEEQTAGRGRMARPWESANGTGIWMTIILRPDVSPQQASSFTLVVAVAVTMAIKTLYKHVEPAIKWPNDLLINGKKCTGILTEMQAEADLVQALLVGIGINANQLENDFSPDIADIATSLRIAAGEEINRAALVATILQYLEQFTALYVKEGFSSIKALWEQMSCTIGQRIEVTTLRERFEGIASGITDDGVLQLTQNDGTIRTIYSGDIKIL, encoded by the coding sequence ATGAGTATGTCCATGAAGGATGAAATTTTAAAAAGATTATTAGCATCTAGCGGTGAGGCGGTTTCAGGACAGGAGTTGGCAGATTCACTAGGGGTTTCACGTACAGCTATTTGGAAGCATATGCAGACGTTGCAAGAGGAAGGCTATACTTTTGAAACCGTTAAGAAAAAAGGTTATATGTTGACTGGTGTACCGAATAGCTTAAGTCCCACACAAATAGAATTATTTTTAAATACAGAGCGTTTTGGGCGAGAAATTCACTATTTTGATGTAGTCGATTCCACACAAACCATTGCCCATAAACTTGCACAGGAAGGTGCTCCAGATGGCACAATTGTGATTAGTGAAGAACAAACAGCAGGGCGTGGACGTATGGCAAGACCATGGGAATCAGCAAATGGTACGGGTATTTGGATGACCATTATTTTACGACCAGATGTCTCACCACAGCAAGCATCTTCGTTCACACTTGTCGTAGCGGTTGCGGTTACAATGGCGATTAAAACATTGTATAAACATGTAGAGCCTGCTATTAAATGGCCAAATGATTTACTGATAAACGGTAAGAAATGCACAGGTATTTTAACAGAGATGCAGGCAGAGGCAGATCTTGTACAAGCATTACTTGTAGGAATCGGCATCAATGCCAACCAGCTAGAAAACGATTTCTCACCAGACATCGCAGATATTGCGACATCGTTACGTATTGCGGCAGGGGAGGAAATTAACCGTGCTGCACTTGTCGCAACAATTTTGCAATATTTGGAGCAGTTTACTGCACTATACGTGAAAGAGGGCTTCTCTAGTATTAAAGCGCTTTGGGAGCAGATGTCGTGCACGATTGGACAACGCATCGAAGTGACAACTTTAAGAGAACGCTTTGAAGGAATTGCTAGCGGTATTACAGATGATGGCGTGCTTCAGCTAACGCAAAACGATGGGACAATACGAACGATTTATTCAGGTGATATTAAAATTTTATAA
- a CDS encoding nucleotide pyrophosphohydrolase, with protein MTEQITMQALQKRVDDYIGQFKEGYFPPFELLARLTEELGELSREVQDVYGQKKKKSTEETNSIEEELGDFFFVLVCFANAQGIKLDEALLRVIHKFETRDKDRWTRKEEE; from the coding sequence ATGACAGAACAGATTACGATGCAAGCCTTGCAAAAACGTGTGGATGATTACATTGGGCAATTTAAGGAAGGTTATTTCCCACCTTTTGAACTACTCGCACGTTTAACGGAAGAGCTTGGAGAACTGTCGCGCGAAGTGCAGGACGTTTACGGTCAAAAAAAGAAAAAGAGCACAGAAGAAACGAATAGTATTGAAGAAGAACTAGGTGACTTTTTCTTTGTTTTAGTATGCTTTGCAAATGCACAAGGTATAAAATTAGATGAGGCACTGTTGCGTGTCATACATAAATTTGAGACGAGAGATAAGGATCGCTGGACAAGAAAGGAAGAGGAATAA
- the dapB gene encoding 4-hydroxy-tetrahydrodipicolinate reductase gives MSIRVAIAGPRGKMGAEAVHTVMKHAKMELVAVLDYKEVGHTLADLEMFPASYTAPIFTDMHELVEATAPDVLVDLTNPHAVYHHTKEALNLNVRPVIGTTGFTDAQLEELSALANEKELGCIIAPNFAIGAILMMKFAKEAAKYLPDVEIIEMHHDQKLDAPSGTGVKTAQMIQEVRAQKMQGHPEEKETIEGARGADFDGMRIHSVRLPGLVAHQQVLFGGDGQLLTIRHDSLNRNSFMSGVAFCVEEVMKMDQLVYGLENII, from the coding sequence ATGTCGATTCGTGTAGCCATTGCAGGGCCAAGAGGAAAAATGGGAGCAGAAGCTGTACATACAGTCATGAAACATGCCAAAATGGAGTTAGTAGCTGTACTAGATTATAAAGAGGTTGGTCATACATTAGCTGATTTAGAAATGTTCCCAGCAAGCTATACAGCACCAATATTTACAGATATGCATGAACTAGTAGAGGCAACGGCCCCTGATGTTTTAGTCGATTTAACGAATCCACATGCAGTATATCATCATACAAAAGAAGCATTAAATTTAAATGTACGACCAGTGATTGGTACAACAGGTTTTACAGATGCACAACTAGAAGAATTATCAGCACTTGCGAATGAGAAGGAGTTAGGTTGTATTATTGCACCAAACTTTGCGATTGGCGCGATTCTGATGATGAAATTTGCTAAAGAAGCAGCAAAATATTTACCTGATGTAGAAATCATTGAGATGCACCATGACCAGAAGTTAGATGCACCATCTGGTACAGGGGTTAAAACAGCACAAATGATCCAAGAGGTGCGTGCACAAAAAATGCAAGGTCATCCAGAGGAGAAAGAAACGATTGAAGGAGCAAGAGGAGCAGATTTTGATGGCATGCGCATTCATTCTGTTCGCTTACCTGGTTTAGTGGCACACCAGCAAGTATTATTTGGAGGAGACGGCCAACTGTTAACAATCCGTCATGACTCATTAAATCGTAATTCCTTTATGTCTGGCGTTGCTTTTTGTGTAGAAGAAGTTATGAAAATGGATCAGCTCGTTTATGGTTTAGAAAACATCATCTAA